A stretch of the Dioscorea cayenensis subsp. rotundata cultivar TDr96_F1 chromosome 4, TDr96_F1_v2_PseudoChromosome.rev07_lg8_w22 25.fasta, whole genome shotgun sequence genome encodes the following:
- the LOC120258077 gene encoding probable alkaline/neutral invertase F, producing MDSPQSSGLRKLKPVIVKHEEFDFSKLEDRPKTLGIERHRSCDEKAMHDLSVRSLSAMPSFKNGSSRSHENLETIPSPDKRSVINTPKGSYFSEASPLMAEGWEALQRSLVYFRGLRVGTIAALDHSEEALNYNQVFVRDFFPSALAFMMMKEPEVVKNFLLKTLRLQSWEKTIDRFKLGQGAMPASFKVLHDPVRNHDTLIADFGESAIGRVAPVDSGFWWIILLQAYTKYTHDQSLSEMPECQKGMRLILTLCLSEGFDTFPTLLCADGCCMIDRRMGIYGYPIEIQALFFMALRCALALLKQDDEGKEFVERITKRLHALSYHLRSYFWLDFKQLNDIYRYKTEEYSHTAVNKFNVMPDSLPDWVFDFMPTRGGYFIGNVSPARMDFRWFCLGNCIAILSSLATPEQSAAIMDLIEERWEELVGEMPMKVCYPAIESHEWRIVTGCDPKNTRWSYHNGGSWPVLLWLLTAACIKTGRPQIARHAIELAEARLSKDNWPEYYDGKLGRYIGKQSRKLQTWSIAGYLVAKMMLEDPSHIIMVSLEEDKQMRPPLKRSSSWSS from the exons ATGGACTCACCTCAGAGTAGTGGTCTAAGAAAACTGAAACCAGTTATTGTGAAACATGAGGAATTCGATTTCTCTAAGCTTGAAGATAGGCCTAAGACTCTTGGCATAGAACGTCACAGATCTTGTGATGAGAAGGCCATGCATGATCTTTCAGTTAGAAGTCTGTCCGCTATGCCATCTTTCAAGAACGGAAGCTCAAGGTCTCATGAAAATCTTGAAACTATACCTTCTCCTGATAAAAGGTCTGTTATAAACACTCCAAAGGGATCTTACTTTTCTGAGGCTTCCCCATTGATGGCGGAAGGTTGGGAAGCCCTCCAACGATCATTGGTTTATTTCAGAGGTTTACGAGTAGGGACTATTGCTGCATTGGATCACTCAGAGGAAGCCCTTAACTACAATCAG GTGTTTGTGAGGGACTTTTTTCCAAGTGCTCTTGCATTTATGATGATGAAGGAGCCCGAAGTAGTCAAAAACTTTCTTCTAAAAACACTTCGTCTGCAATCATGGGAAAAGACAATTGACCGCTTCAAACTAGGACAGGGGGCAATGCCTGCAAGTTTTAAAGTTCTCCATGACCCTGTTCGAAATCATGATACTTTAATTGCTGATTTTGGGGAAAGTGCAATTGGAAGAGTTGCTCCTGTGGATTCTGGATTTTGGTGGATAATATTGCTTCAAGCCTACACCAAGTATACTCATGATCAATCTTTATCTGAAATGCCTGAATGCCAGAAGGGCATGCGACTTATTTTGACCCTGTGTCTCTCGGAGGGCTTTGATACATTTCCCACATTACTTTGCGCTGATGGCTGTTGCATGATTGACCGCAGGATG GGCATCTATGGCTATCCCATTGAAATACAAGCACTATTTTTCATGGCTTTGAGATGCGCCTTGGCTTTGCTTAAGCAAGATGATGAGGGGAAGGAATTTGTGGAGCGAATAACCAAACGCCTTCATGCCTTGAGCTACCACCTGCGGAGCTATTTTTGGCTCGATTTTAAGCAGCTCAATGATATTTACCGCTACAAAACAGAAGAATACTCCCATACCGCAGTAAACAAATTCAATGTCATGCCTGACTCTCTTCCGGATTGGGTTTTTGATTTCATGCCTACTCGTGGTGGTTATTTCATTGGAAATGTTAGTCCTGCCAGAATGGATTTTCGTTGGTTTTGTTTGGGTAATTGCATTGCGATATTATCATCCTTGGCGACACCAGAGCAATCTGCTGCCATTATGGATTTAATAGAAGAGCGTTGGGAGGAGTTGGTTGGTGAAATGCCCATGAAGGTTTGTTATCCAGCTATTGAAAGTCATGAGTGGCGAATAGTCACAGGGTGCGATCCAAAAAACACCAGGTGGAGTTATCACAATGGAGGATCTTGGCCAG TGCTTCTCTGGCTTCTAACTGCTGCATGTATCAAAACTGGGCGTCCTCAAATAGCAAGACATGCAATTGAGCTCGCAGAAGCAAGGTTGTCGAAGGACAACTGGCCAGAATATTATGATGGGAAGCTTGGGAGATACATAGGGAAGCAATCCCGGAAGTTACAGACATGGTCCATTGCTGGTTACCTGGTGGCCAAGATGATGCTTGAGGATCCATCACACATAATAATGGTATCCCTTGAGGAAGACAAGCAAATGAGACCCCCTCTCAAGAGATCATCTTCATGGTCCAGCTGA
- the LOC120257839 gene encoding ER lumen protein-retaining receptor erd-2.2-like translates to MGVTRGAKRPVGAAMAWLRRQPPKVKAFVAVVAGMAALAFLRLVVRDHDNLFVAAEAVHALGISVLIYKLTKEKTCAGLSLKSQDLTALFLAVRLYCSFVMEYDIHTLLDSAALGTTLWVIYMMRFKLKSSYMEDKDNFSIYLVVAPCVVLAILIHPSTSHNIVNRICWAFCVYLEAVSVLPQLRLMQNTQIVEPFTAHYVFALGIARFLSCAHWILQVLDTHGRLLTALGHGLWPPIVLLSEIVQTFILADFCYYYVKSVVGGNLVLRLPSGVV, encoded by the exons ATGGGTGTCACCAGGGGTGCAAAGCGTCCGGTCGGGGCGGCCATGGCCTGGCTCCGCCGCCAGCCTCCCAAGGTCAAGGCCTTCGTCGCCGTCGTGGCTGGTATGGCCGCTCTCGCCTTCCTGAGACTTGTTGTCCGTGATCATGACAACCTTTTTGTCGCTGCCGAGGCCGTCCACGCCCTCGGCATCTCCGTTCTGATCTATAAGCTCACAAAGGAGAAGACTTGCGCCG GGCTCTCACTCAAGTCTCAGGACCTGACAGCTTTGTTTTTGGCTGTTAGACTTTATTGTAGTTTTGTAATGGAATATGATATACACACGCTGCTGGATTCTGCTGCTCTTGGTACTACACTCTGGGTTATATATATGATGCGGTTTAAGTTGAAATCCAGTTACATGGAGGataaagataatttttcaatatatcTTGTG GTGGCACCCTGTGTTGTACTAGCTATCTTGATTCACCCATCTACATCACATAATATAGTCAACAGAATTTGCTGGGCCTTTTGTGTTTATTTGGAAGCAGTTTCAGTGTTACCTCAGTTGCGCTTGATGCAAAACACACAG ATTGTTGAACCATTTACAGCACACTATGTGTTTGCTTTGGGAATTGCAAGATTCCTGAGCTGTGCTCATTGGATCCTACAG GTCTTGGACACTCATGGGCGCTTGCTGACAGCATTGGGTCATGGTTTGTGGCCTCCTATTGTTCTTCTCTCAGAAATAGTACAAACATTCATCCTTGCTGATTTCTGCTATTATTATGTCAAGAG TGTTGTTGGTGGGAATCTAGTGTTGCGCCTTCCCTCCGGCGTGGTATGA
- the LOC120258267 gene encoding putative invertase inhibitor, whose translation MNHHLSPSISLLILIIITTSISSFNISHASIESTCMTATKTSPNVNYDFCLTALESNPKSHSADTKGLAIISTELTSTNATSTKAKIEVMLHHAKDQAIKSILKTCADVYSEMMDNLKFSMDALEGGRYADAVTYLSAALTEPGTCEDSFSEKGVNSLVAQEDKDALDLSAMALAITSSLG comes from the coding sequence ATGAATCATCATCTCTCACCCTCCATCTCTctcctcatcctcatcatcatcacaacCTCCATCTCCTCCTTCAATATTTCCCATGCATCCATTGAAAGCACATGCATGACCGCCACCAAAACCAGCCCAAACGTCAACTATGACTTCTGCCTGACTGCCTTAGAATCAAATCCTAAAAGTCATTCAGCAGACACAAAAGGTCTTGCCATAATCTCCACAGAACTCACCTCCACCAACGCTACATCAACAAAGGCCAAGATTGAAGTTATGCTTCATCATGCAAAAGATCAAGCCATAAAGTCCATCTTGAAAACTTGTGCAGATGTTTACTCAGAGATGATGGATAACTTGAAATTTTCAATGGATGCTCTTGAGGGTGGTAGGTATGCTGATGCTGTGACTTATTTGAGTGCTGCTTTGACTGAACCTGGGACTTGTGAGGATTCATTCTCAGAGAAGGGTGTTAACTCATTGGTGGCTCAAGAAGACAAGGATGCTTTAGACCTTTCTGCAATGGCACTTGCCATTACTTCTTCTCTCGGTTGA
- the LOC120259540 gene encoding ATP sulfurylase 2-like yields MAARASLIEPDGGKLVELVVPEMERAGRKTEAEAMPKVRIGRVDLEWVHVVSEGWASPLRGFMREDQYLQSLHFNSLRMEDGSVVNMSLPIVLAIGDDDKERVGGARDVALVGPNGDLVAILRRIEIYKHNKEERIARTWGTTAPGLPYVEEVITSAGNWLIGGDLEVIEPIKYNDGLDHYRLSPCELRKEFDKRKADAVFAFQLRNPVHNGHALLMNDTRRRLLDMGYQNPILLLHPLGGFTKADDVPLDVRMEQHSKVLEDGILDPETTIVSIFPSPMHYAGPTEVQWHAKARINAGANFYIVGRDPAGMGHPTEKRDLYDPDHGKKVLSMAPGLEKLNILPFKVAAYDMKDKKMAFFDPSRAKDFLFISGTKMRTFARNGENPPDGFMCPGGWNVLVNYYKSLQADETEQLSAALSV; encoded by the exons ATGGCTGCGCGGGCGTCGCTGATAGAGCCGGACGGGGGCAAGCTGGTGGAGCTGGTGGTGCCGGAGATGGAGCGGGCGGGGAGGAAGACGGAGGCGGAGGCGATGCCGAAGGTGAGGATCGGGAGGGTGGATTTGGAGTGGGTGCATGTTGTGTCGGAGGGGTGGGCGAGCCCGCTGCGTGGGTTCATGAGGGAGGATCAGTACTTGCAGAGCCTCCATTTCAACTCGTTGAGGATGGAGGATGGCTCGGTTGTCAATATGTCCTTGCCCATCGTTCTCGCCATTGGGGATGATGACAAGGAGCGCGTTGGTGGTGCTCGGGACGTGGCCTTGGTTGGGCCGAATGGAGATCTTGTCGCCATTCTCAGAAG GATTGAGATATACAAAcataacaaagaagaaagaattgCAAGAACATGGGGGACGACTGCTCCAGGATTGCCTTATGTTGAGGAAGTAATTACTTCTGCTGGAAATTGGCTCATCGGTGGGGATCTTGAAGTGATAGAgccaataaaatataatgatgGTCTAGATCACTACAGACTTTCTCCCTGTGAACTTCGCAAGGAATTTGATAAACGTAAAGCGGACGCAGTATTTGCCTTCCAATTGAGAAACCCTGTGCACAATGGACATGCTTTACTAATGAATGATACTCGCAGGCGCCTCTTAGATATGGGTTACCAAAACCCAATTCTTTTGCTTCATCCTTTAGGTGGTTTTACAAAGGCAGATGATGTGCCCTTAGATGTGAGGATGGAACAACACAGCAAG GTTTTAGAAGATGGAATTCTTGACCCTGAGACCACCATTGTGTCAATATTCCCTTCACCTATGCATTATGCTGGTCCAACCGAAGTGCAATGGCATGCTAAGGCAAGGATAAATGCGGGGGCTAATTTCTACATTGTAGGACGTGATCCTGCAGGAATGGGTCATCCAACTGAAAAGAGGGATTTATATGACCCAGATCATGGGAAAAAGGTCTTGAGCATGGCACCTGGTTTAGAGAAGCTGAACATATTACCATTCAAG GTGGCAGCCTATGACATGAAGGACAAGAAGATGGCATTTTTTGATCCTTCTCGCGCTAAAGATTTTCTCTTCATATCGGGTACCAAG ATGCGCACATTTGCGCGAAATGGAGAGAATCCTCCTGATGGATTTATGTGTCCGGGCGGGTGGAATGTCTTGGTTAATTATTACAAGAGCTTGCAAGCTGACGAAACTGAACAACTTTCTGCTGCTTTATCTGTTTAA